In Trifolium pratense cultivar HEN17-A07 linkage group LG7, ARS_RC_1.1, whole genome shotgun sequence, a genomic segment contains:
- the LOC123894493 gene encoding probable inactive leucine-rich repeat receptor-like protein kinase At3g03770, which yields MAKKHLLLLILFLSIINLSQQLQYSQSQTLLKLQQLLGYPSTLTTLSSTKDLCNIEPTQYLTLVCYEDNLTQLHVVGNKNEFTTLPQDFNSYTLFSTLSTLSSLKVLSLVSLGLWGPLPETIAQLSSLEILNITSNYFSGVIPFHLSYLNNLQSLVLDDNNFNGEIPNLGSLQGLVVLSMKKNFLSGNLPNSLNELVTLRVLDLSNNQLFGELPHLHNLVNLQVLHLENNTLGPHFPSLPTKLVSLVMRNNSFRLGVPSNISSFYQLQKLDLSLNGFVGPFPPSLLSLPSINYLDVSSNKFTGMLFKNFSCNDDLHFVNLSSNYLKGELPSCLRPKKTKVILYGGNCLSNVKQNQHSYSFCSNEALAVNITPHQEQKHKGTANKTVFVSSSLGVVGVLIVAVVIFVVNEVHKKSVMKKTSMSTLEDVIQNEDKEKTTARSIVEHIIKKVPDKEAVKTLTKSIKEQIVIRVGNRRHVRRPSRSIIEHVSSVNTAKLLTDARCISETMKMGTGLPAYRTFALDQLKEATNNFDESSLISEGPLGQIYNGVLSDGMNITIRGMKIRKKHSPQAYMHHVELISKLRHSHLVSSLGHSFDCNQEDSSVNTIFLIFEFVQDKSLRSRVSVSNGERLCWTQRIAATIGVVKGVQFLHTGIVPGLYSNNLKITDILLDNNHNVKISSYNLPIYAENKRMVNNGTSVGVKGNLQARINDGDKNDVYDIGVILLEIILGRPIMFHNEVGILKDLLHVSIKTDDIARRSIVDPFVHKECSDESLMKMMEICVRCLSSEPNERPSVEDILWNLQFAAQVQNSWKRETNDHRDSPKSSSRET from the exons ATGGCAAAAAAACACCTACTCCTTCTAATCTTGTTCCTTTCCATCATCAATCTTTCACAACAGTTACAATATTCTCAATCTCAAACACTTCTCAAACTTCAACAACTTCTTGGCTACCCTTCAACATTAACAACCTTAAGCAGCACCAAAGATTTATGCAACATTGAACCTACTCAATATTTGACACTGGTGTGCTATGAAGACAATTTAACACAGTTGCATGTTGTTGGAAACAAAAATGAGTTCACCACATTACCTCAAGACTTCAACTCATACACACTTTTTTCAACACTTTCCACTCTTTCAAGCTTGAAAGTTCTCTCTTTAGTTTCTCTTGGTTTATGGGGTCCTTTACCTGAAACCATAGCTCAATTATCTTCATTGGAAATACTAAACATTACTTCAAATTATTTCAGTGGAGTTATACCATTTCACCTTTCATATCTTAATAATCTTCAATCATTAGTACTTGATGATAATAATTTCAATGGTGAAATTCCAAACTTAGGTTCACTTCAAGGTTTGGTTGTGCTTAGTATGAAGAAAAATTTCCTTAGTGGCAACTTACCAAATTCATTGAATGAACTTGTTACTCTTAGAGTTTTAGATCTatcaaataatcaattatttgGTGAATTACCTCATCTTCATAATTTGGTTAATCTCCAAGTTCTTCACTTAGAAAATAACACATTAGGACCTCACTTTCCTTCTCTTCCTACAAAGTTAGTTTCACTTGTGATGAGAAACAATAGTTTTCGACTCGGTGTACCTTCTAATATAAGTTCTTTCTATCAACTTCAAAAGTTGGACCTTTCTTTGAATGGTTTTGTCGGGCCTTTTCCGCCGTCTTTATTGTCATTACCTTCTATCAACTACCTTGATGTTTCTTCAAATAAGTTCACTGGTATGCTTTTCAAGAATTTTTCATGCAATGATGATCTTCATTTTGTGAATTTGTCTTCAAATTATTTGAAAGGTGAACTACCTAGTTGTTTGAGACCAAAGAAAACAAAGGTTATTTTGTATGGTGGAAATTGTTTATCAAATGTGAAACAAAATCAACATAGTTATAGTTTCTGCAGCAATGAAGCTTTAGCAGTGAATATCACTCCTCATCAAGAACAGAAACATAAGGGAACAGCAAATAAAACAGTATTTGTATCATCAAGTTTAGGAGTTGTTGGAGTATTGATTGTTGCAGTTGTTATCTTTGTTGTTAATGAAGTTCATAAGAAAAGTGTTATGAAAAAAACTTCAATGTCTACATTGGAGGATGTTATACAGAATGAAGATAAAGAGAAAACTACTGCAAGGTCTATAGTGGAGCATATCATCAAGAAGGTTCCTGATAAAGAAGCTGTTAAAACACTGACAAAATCCATAAAGGAACAGATAGTGATCCGAGTCGGTAATAGGCGCCATGTGAGGAGGCCTTCGAGGTCCATCATTGAACATGTATCATCAGTAAACACTGCAAAATTACTCACAGATGCAA GGTGTATATCTGAAACAATGAAGATGGGAACTGGTCTTCCTGCTTATAGGACATTTGCTTTGGACCAACTTAAGGAAGCTACAAATAATTTTGATGAATCAAGTCTCATAAGTGAAGGTCCACTTGGTCAG ATATATAATGGGGTTCTTTCTGATGGGATGAATATTACTATTAGAGGAATGAAGATAAGAAAGAAACACAGCCCTCAGGCCTATATGCACCATGTTGAGTTGATTTCAAAACTTAGGCATTCACACTTGGTTAGTTCACTTGGTCATTCTTTTGATTGCAACCAAGAAGATTCAAGTGTCAACACTATATTTCTCATATTTGAGTTTGTTCAAGACAAAAGTTTAAGAAGCCGCGTCTCTG TATCAAATGGAGAAAGGCTTTGTTGGACACAAAGAATAGCAGCCACTATCGGAGTTGTGAAAGGCGTTCAATTTTTGCATACTGGGATAGTGCCTGGATTGTATTCAAATAATCTCAAGATAACTGATATTCTTTTGGATAACAATCATAATGTGAAAATAAGCAGTTATAATCTGCCAATCTATGCTGAAAACAAAAGAATG GTCAACAATGGAACTTCTGTTGGAGTAAAAGGAAATCTCCAAGCAAG GATAAATGATGGAGACAAGAATGATGTGTATGATATTGGGGTAATCTTGCTAGAAATCATTCTGGGACGACCAATAATGTTCCACAATGAAGTTGGAATATTAAAAGATCTT TTGCATGTAAGCATCAAAACCGACGATATAGCTAGAAGGAGTATTGTTGATCCATTTGTTCACAAGGAATGTTCAGATGAATCATTAATGAAAATGATGGAGATATGTGTAAGGTGTCTCTCTAGTGAACCAAATGAAAGACCTTCTGTGGAAGATATCCTTTGGAATTTGCAATTTGCAGCACAAGTTCAGAATTCATGGAAAAGAGAAACAAATGATCATAGAGACTCACCTAAATCATCCTCAAGAGAGACATAA